ATTTCCTCCGCCAAGTCTTCGTTATAGGTGTGCACGGTCAAGTTGCGATCGTCGGCCATGCCCAGTGCGAGGCGCGTCTCGTCTTCGTCGAGAATCCCGACCTCCAGCGACGCCCGAGCTACGCCCTTGGGCGAACCGAGATCGAGGCCTTCCACTTCCCGGAGGTAAAGCTGAACCGCCTTCCAGACAGCCTCGAACGTGTACTCGAAACGTTGCATCGCTGCATCCCGCTCGACCTTTGACCGCTCCGGCTTATGCGCCAGCTCATCCAGCGTGGAGAGGGCTTCGCGGGCCGTGGCGAGGCGTTGGGTCAATCGTTCCACGGAATGCCCTCAGCCAGAATGCTACGGCGAAACGCCTCACTCACGGTCGAAAGGTCGATGACCTCGACCCGGTACGGGATGTCACTTTCCTCCAGCGCCTCACGCAGACGGGCCAGCGTCCCCGGAATCAGTGGGGCCTCCGGTAACACCGCCACGTCGATGTCTGAGGTGCGGCGGGCGACGCCGCGCGCGCGTGACCCGAACAGAAACAGCCGGGCGCGTTGCGGTGCAAGAAACTTCACGACGATCCGCCGCGCCGCTTCCACATCGTCGCGTTCGCCACCCCTATTTGCGTAGGCCACAGCGGCAGTATTAGTCCTGACGACACAGCCGGTCAACGGC
The DNA window shown above is from Candidatus Binatia bacterium and carries:
- a CDS encoding nucleotidyltransferase substrate binding protein; protein product: MERLTQRLATAREALSTLDELAHKPERSKVERDAAMQRFEYTFEAVWKAVQLYLREVEGLDLGSPKGVARASLEVGILDEDETRLALGMADDRNLTVHTYNEDLAEEIAGRLSQHAALLRHWVERVTARLTDP
- a CDS encoding nucleotidyltransferase domain-containing protein, yielding PLTGCVVRTNTAAVAYANRGGERDDVEAARRIVVKFLAPQRARLFLFGSRARGVARRTSDIDVAVLPEAPLIPGTLARLREALEESDIPYRVEVIDLSTVSEAFRRSILAEGIPWND